From a single Drosophila sulfurigaster albostrigata strain 15112-1811.04 chromosome 3, ASM2355843v2, whole genome shotgun sequence genomic region:
- the LOC133842658 gene encoding spondin-1, whose translation MNGYLITLLAFACNLFVVEGCNRVPLGATAAKSPVDDNFALNIANNAQSYVPGQKYNVSLNAYSGLSFVSFMLAVELENEDAEDDSNGMGTFEIVDLSETRFSPRCPNVVENTNTNLKTHAEVVWVAPSMPGQGCVLLRATVMQHRDVWFMDDGLLTKRMCEEEVDDINTQPSIVDPCCACDEAKYELTFEGKWSRHTHPKDFPANSWRTRFSDIIGASHTIDYRFWQYGELASEGLREVAEHGSTRTLESELKDQSEHIRTIIKARGIAFPNVTGKTFAVFRVDSNHHLISLVSMVDPSPDWIVGVSGLELCLPNCSWVENKVHNLYPWDAGTDSGPSYMSADQPQVPPDVVRRIKSNFPNDPRSPFYDQNGAEMKPLATLHINRRRLYEKNCDTADSEQLPSECATTAWSRWDECSSKCGPGKQYRTREFKNPTQAMRQRCNNALREEKNCNGRKCTAYNEEVPEGTQPEAEFQGGDPECGLSEFSEWSSCTVTCGTGEMIRTRHYLNRRAKKKCQKASKVRLQETKVCEASECGGEITNEGDAEAEPEEAQPDGGDEQSGSAEKRSLFRNFKSYSQHSEDYIPPVCGVSPWSDFSPCLGPCGGAGKRQRLRKVWNNNEVYGVKDPNDDGTDPCRHIKLIEEVNCTNPNCDTIVPHFCYESLVDSHCRDSDVANYWYYDHVSDQCAIYWSDRCDRNQNKFKSKEECDETCRLPRHKQELQYERLSSEQPQRVDCLVSEWIVHSCNATCGDGLQLKTRRVLRTPKYGGKPCPKHLVRWDRCYQRCDDMYSVSGSYGERRHVPAKLQPLEARDECRYSEWSAWTPCTASCGDNSVRQRTRTLLNTDLSYKCKDRVRIEKCLMMPCQLENNDDTDKW comes from the exons ATGAATGGATACCTCATCACTTTGCTGGCATTCgcatgcaatttatttgttgtcgAAGGCTGCAATCGTGTGCCACTTGGCGCCACTGCAGCCAAGTCTCCGGTTGATgataattttgcattaaacATTGCAAACAACGCACAGAGTTATGTGCCCGGTCAGAAATACAATG TATCGTTAAACGCGTATTCGGGTTTGTCGTTTGTGAGCTTCATGCTGGCGGTGGAGCTAGAGAATGAGGATGCCGAGGACGATTCGAATGGAATGGGTACCTTTGAGATTGTCGATTTGTCCGAGACGCGATTCAGCCCGCGTTGTCCCAATGTCGTCGAGAACACGAACACGAATCTAAAGACGCATGCGGAAGTCGTTTGGGTAGCACCATCGATGCCTGGACAGGGATGTGTGCTGCTGCGTGCCACAGTGATGCAGCATCGCGACGTGTGGTTCATGGACGATGGTTTGCTCACCAAGCGGATGTGCGAGGAGGAGGTCGACGATATCAACACACAGCCCAGCATTGTGGATCCATGTTGTGCCTGCGATGAGGCCAAATACGAG CTCACCTTTGAGGGCAAGTGGTCACGTCACACGCATCCCAAGGATTTCCCGGCCAACAGCTGGCGCACACGCTTCAGCGACATCATCGGCGCCTCTCACACCATCGACTATCGCTTCTGGCAGTATGGTGAACTGGCCAGCGAGGGATTACGCGAGGTGGCCGAGCATGGCTCCACACGCACCCTGGAGAGTGAGCTGAAGGATCAAAGCGAGCACATAAGAACCATCATTAAGGCGCGTGGCATTGCCTTTCCAAATGTGACAGGCAAAACATTTGCAGTATTTCGCGTCGACTCGAATCATCATCTTATCTCTTTGGTATCCATGGTGGATCCCTCTCCCGATTGGATTGTGGGCGTCTCTGGACTTGAACTGTGTCTGCCTAACTGCTCTTGGGTGGAGAATAAGGTGCACAATCTGTATCCTTGGGATGCAGGCACTGATAGTGGTCCATCCTACATG TCGGCCGACCAGCCTCAAGTGCCACCAGACGTCGTTCGACGCATCAAGTCAAATTTTCCCAATGATCCACGTTCGCCCTTCTATGATCAGAATGGCGCAGAAATGAAGCCCCTGGCAACATTGCACATCAACAGGCGTCGTCTGTATGAGAAGAACTGCGATACAGCCGATT CTGAACAACTGCCTTCGGAGTGCGCCACTACAGCATGGAGTCGTTGGGATGAGTGCAGCTCCAAGTGTGGACCAGGCAAACAATATAGAACACGCGAGTTCAAGAATCCTACGCAAGCAATG CGCCAAAGATGCAATAACGCGCTTCGAGAGGAGAAGAATTGTAATGGACGCAAATGTACAGCTTACAATGAGGAGGTGCCGGAAGGAACACAGCCCGAAGCGGAATTCCAAGGCGGTGATCCCGAGTGCGGTCTGTCGGAATTTAGCGAGTGGTCTTCGTGCACCGTCACCTGTGGCACTGGAGAGATGATTCGTACTCGCCACTATCTCAATCGACGGGCAAAGAAGAAGTGCCAGAAAGCGAGCAAGGTGCGACTCCAGGAGACAAAGGTGTGTGAGGCCAGTGAATGTGGTGGCGAGATTACCAACGAAGGTGACGCCGAGGCTGAGCCAGAGGAGGCGCAACCCGACGGCGGTGATGAACAGTCCGGCTCCGCTGAGAAGCGTTCGCTGTTTCGCAACTTTAAAAGCTACAGTCAGCACAGCGAGGATTACATACCGCCCGTTTGTGGTGTCTCTCCGTGGTCGGATTTCTCGCCTTGTCTGGGACCATGTGGAGGGGCTGGGAAGCGGCAACGCTTGCGCAAGGTGTGGAACAACAATGAGGTTTATGGCGTGAAGGATCCCAACGATGATGGCACTGATCCCTGTCGCCACATCAAGCTAATCGAAGAGGTCAACTGCACCAACCCCAACTGCGACACAATTGTGCCCCACTTCTGTTACGAGTCACTCGTGGATAGCCACTGTCGGGACAGTGATGTGGCCAACTATTGGTACTACGATCATGTGAGCGATCAGTGCGCCATTTACTGGTCGGATCGTTGCGATCGCAACCAGAACAAGTTCAAGTCCAAGGAGGAGTGCGATGAAACTTGCCGTCTGCCCCGGCACAAGCAGGAACTGCAGTACGAACGCCTCAGCTCGGAGCAACCACAGCGTGTGGACTGTCTCGTCTCCGAGTGGATTGTGCACAGCTGCAATGCCACCTGTGGCGATGGACTTCAGCTGAAGACACGACGGGTGCTGCGCACTCCCAAATACGGGGGCAAACCGTGTCCGAAGCATCTGGTGCGTTGGGATCGGTGCTATCAGCGTTGCGATGACATGTACTCGGTGAGCGGCTCCTACGGCGAACGGCGACATGTGCCAGCCAAGCTGCAACCGCTCGAGGCACGTGACGAGTGTCGCTACTCCGAGTGGTCCGCATGGACGCCGTGCACCGCCAGCTGTGGCGATAACTCGGTGCGTCAACGAACTCGCACGCTGCTAAACACGGATCTCAGCTACAAGTGCAAGGATCGAGTGCGCATCGAGAAGTGTCTTATGATGCCTTGCCAGCTGGAAAACAATGACGACACCGACAAATGGTGA